CACGGAAAAATATCACATTTTCTGACGCGGCTCAGATTTTTATGGAAAAATGCTTCCACCAGccaccgccagatgcgctagtgaaaatttaaattacactagcgagtacaaTCTGGTGATTGGATTTTAGAAAGAACGGCATAACTGCATCTAATGGATTGATATGAAGtcttgttttatatttaactttttatttatttacttatttatatTTCTCCTGGTTCTTTTGTAACCGGTGCTTACTTTTTCTGAACCTTACTGTGTGCTGATTCTTTTTTCAAATGACACCAGTTGCAAGTTGCTATGGTGACACACATATTTTACGCATTATCGATCAACCAGTGTGCATGACTTTCGGTTTCAGCGGTGTGAATGCGTATGACTCGCGAAGACCGGAACCCGCTCGACAGGCGCATGGGTcataagaaagaaagaaatgagAAAAAGTAACAGAAAATGGGGCCCTTACgctgaaagtaaaaaaaagaaagatctTTGCGACAACACTTGCACTAATGAAGACGCTCATTACACGCGTTAGCTATGGATTAGAGTAATTCCcggttttgttcttttcttctGGCTGTAGTACAGCGCCAGCTATAACTAATAAAGGAACAGGTAATCGACTACCGGTTGGGCGGTGGTTAAATAATCGTCATTTTGCCTACTTCATGGGCAAATCGAAATCAAAACATGCCTTTGATGAGGTAACAAAAAGCCATTGTCACCAATTAACACATTATCTAACAGTGTACAGTACCTGCGGTTAGACTACCCGTAATGTGCATTACACCCATTATCAGACATGAGCTCAAACCCTACCTTTTCTGCATGACTATTATTTTTAACTTAACTTCAACAAGCCGTTATAATGTCGAGTTGCGCGAATTGGGAGCGAACAGGAATTTAATTATTGAAGGTGATTGGAAATAACATTCCTATCTTCTGGGTTGGTTGGTTCTTTACAATTGGTTTATTGTTTCACGCAGTGCAGCGTAGTTAATAGTTTATCAAAGTGTATCATATATTCACGCATTAGCTTCTACAAGGTTGAATATGGTACGACTACCCTATGAACTTCATAGCATGATGGGAGAGGTTTCAACGATTCATGGAGTGGTTTATGTTCAGTATTAGACCGATACAAGTTCACCCTCATTACCGAGGTAGGTTCAGAATAAGTTTCTGTAGTGAAATTTTTTGCTTATAGATATTTTGATTCTTGCCCAATTTAGCATAACAAGTTTAGAGTCATTGACATTGAAAAAACCCGGTATGGCACTAACAAAAGAACTGACGGCGaatgaaacacaaacaataCGATAAAAACCTTGCAACAGAAACATTTGCATGAACACACAACCGGAAGGTTTTGGATGCATTTTGTtggattatttttgttttgtaaaatttatggccctattttttagttttacaaTCTTGCTGAGGGTAcgtttgtatatatatataaacgaattttttttaacagtgCACAGCAGTTGTGCTTGTATTCGGCAGTGTTGCTCCGAAATGGTATCTGAATTAGTGAATTTCTTTGCAAACGTGGCGCTGGCTATTTGGCTTGTACAAGCTTGTGTAGGGCTGAATCTTTCAGAGTTCGTTAGTCTAAATCAGGAAAATGGTAAATAGggtttgttttataaataatatataaaacCATAGTCACAGTAGATAcattaaaatgaattaaacaTCGCTTTAAGGATACTCTGTAAATTCGTGTGCTGCGGAAAAGGATTCGGAATGTCTTTGTGAGTACCAATTCGGTGACTACTACCCAGCAGATATATTTCTGAAGCAGGGACTTTTAGGAAAATATTACTTGCGGAAGTTAAATTCGGTATCACGTGCTATGTGATGGAAACAAGCTTCTTTTAATAAAATCTCTTGAGCATGTAATCAAATAGGACGTTAATTTAATAGGGTGTCATCCATAACATACGTAACATACGCTTATAGGTTGGAGAGCATTTGGTACGTAGAGGGAATGGGAATTTCTTAAAACTTCATATTGGTGTACAAATAGAATACTACTTGACAGGCCAGTCCACCGAAGCCTGGCGAgccgacagtgaggtcgccgtacatctcgtatagctcgtcattataacggttcctccattgtccttccacacttacggggccaagtatccttctgagcatcttcctctcgaacgcggctgcgagggtttcgtcagatttgaacagtgtccatgtctcagaggtgtatgtgagtaccggtactatataggtactatatagtcccagcttcgtccgccgcgacaggttctttgcggtgaactgatttttcaggctgtataATGACCGATTGAAGGCCaacatccttgcgcgcaactcagctaccattatattgtcgttgctgacctttgatcacgcctacgtaggttctgattatttattggtagggcCGATGAAGTTgtcaccatcagtttggtctttgcctcgtttatctacattccgaggttctctgccgcccgctcgatcccttggtaggcttctgatGTATAGGAGAGCCAAttatgtctatatcatcagcatatGCCAAGATCTGGGTtaacttatagaagatggttcccgtagtctccaccttCCAGTTTCGGATCGCCCTCTCTAGCTCCAATTTGAATAGGTGTCCAAGTCCCTCTGACACAGACCCTAGCAAAAGATCTCCAAGATCTgtcgcatggtgaagatctgatcagtgctTGATGGTAGGACGGTTGATGGAAAGCTCAATGGTATCAATTTGTATTTGTTACTGCTGTTTctgaaaacaaatgaaatacaGGATTCTTTGTTCATTTgtctcctttttttaaatatctgtATACTTTCGCAACCAACAAACTAATTTGGAACTTGgcaattttaaaaatgcctAGGATAGTAAGATATGATCGAACAAGAGTTCTATTAGAATAAGAAAGGCAGTGTTTAAGATCATCATGATCTTCATACGAACTAATTTATTCTGGGAAAGCGATTAATAACCTAAGTTCTAGCAATGTtcctaaaacacaaaaaaatctaaaaagtAATCTAATCACCATTCAATGCAACAGCTTTTCCCCAAAAGTGGCCTCAAAACTGCGACGACCTACGGCCGCTCCCGGACCTTGCTGCCCTTCCTCAGTCGCTCGGGCATTGATCTCCACTGCCACCTTCATCTCTTTCCGCCCGCGTCCAGCACCTCTCCGTACCAGTCCACCCGCATCACTTGACTCTTCGGCTCGTGCACTGTGCGGTGATTCCTTTCCCAGGAACCGAAACAGCTGACTAACTTCCCGCTCCAGCACGGAGCTTAAGCTGTGCCGGTGTCGGGACTTGCTGCGCGCAACCTTGCGCTGCGCTTCCTCTTCCGACATTAGCTGCCCGTCCAGGAACACGATCGTGGAATGGCGCCGGTCTGGGCCATTGTACAGATCCTGCATCGTATGCGCACTGACCTCCGACAAGCACTCCGACAGACTGTGCCTTTGCAGCGAAGATCCACCGTCACTGGCTGCATCCGGCGGTACGTCGAACTCGTTTGGTTCGTTTTCAGCATCTTCCCCGGTAAGCCGTATACGACGTACTGTTGCCGATCCGTTTCCACTGGCTGGGAGGGAATTGTCCACCCCATTGAGACCTGTGCTTTTATGTGGTGAGTTCCGGTTGGTCGAGGTGGATGATGACGCAGGCAGTGAACCGTTATCGCTTCCGGCGGTGGCAGCGGCCGCAATTTCAGCTGCAGCCGCCTTCAAACGCTCCGCCCGTTCCTTCAGCACTTCGCGGCACTTGTTGGTGCAGCCGCCAACCCATTCGGAGATGAGCACACCGAGTGCCACGACGTACCCGAACAGCATTAGCAGAAACATACCCTCCGTGTCGGCGAGTGTTAGGCCACGTTCGGAGGGCGCCGTCGATCGGAGCACTTCACCGACGGAAGCTTCCTTCCGGCGGCCGTCCTTCGTTTTGATCGTTTCCCACGTGACGTCTCTGTTCATTTTGCCTATTAGGCCGGCTTCCTGCATGTACAGGATCGCATTGTTAATTGGATCGCGATAGACGGAGTTGGGCGGAAACACCATCGACACACCGTACAAGGCGAAACATTCTCGGCTGACGTGCAGTCCGTAGCGTTTGTTTTCAAACCTGGAAAGATAAGAGGGGATCGGGTTTAGTTATTGTTCTGCACGATGACAGACGTCTTCGGTACAAACTGATGCGACAGGTTCGATTTGATCAGGAACTCCAACTCTCCCTTCGATCCAATGAAGGCGTACGAGATGAGGAACGCTTCAGTCACGTTGCGGATGCCTTCATCAACGCTGCTCACAAACCGGAGGTCCTTTAGcagtttgttcgtttgtttgtggcTAGAGTTGAGGAACCAACGTTCCCAACCGCCCCGATCCAGTGTGCCAACGCGAAAGAATCCCCTCGACAGCTGCTCGATGCCATCGATACGTTCCGGCTCTACGGGAAGCGTGATGAAGGCGATGATCGAGCCCGTATAGCACGCGGTAATAATGATCGTGAACACCCAATAAATGcctggaaaaaaaacataaacacttGTCCGTCAGTCGTGTAGCAAGCAACTGCCGTTCCAAACGTACCAATCAGCATACGAGTCGACGTCTTCCGCGTGTTGCTCCACGAATTCTCACCCTGAAAGGTAAGACTGTTCGTGAACGTCCCAAACACGTACCAGAACATGTTCTCGATCTCGCTCCAGTTGCCCAGCAGATGGCGCAGTGTCATTTTGTCGGAAAAAGCGAGTGGAAAAATGGCCAACAGATAGATGAGAATCACCGCTACCCAGACGGGCCACTGGAACGGTCCCAAGATCGCACGGTATCTGGTATAAAAATGGTATGGTTAATCGTTAGTAAAGTGTAGCTTTTAAAAGATTTTAATTTACCTTGGCAAAGCACTGGACATTAGCGTCAGGAAGGCGGCACAGTCGGTCGAATGTGACACGGACATCTCGGTGGCAAGGTTACGTTCAATCGTCACATAAATACCGGCCAGGCCCATATCGCCCTGTCCCCGCTTAATCTCTTCCACAACAGCGTCTCCGGGGCTGAAAGCGAAAGATACGAGAAAAATGATATCACAAACGATCTATCGGTCCGGAGATATTTGCTTATAATTTATTTGACTTCTGACTACTCACCCCAGTTCCATTCTGCCCGGCTCGATGATGTCGTACGTAAAGTTAAGATACTGCGCCATCGCACGCAACAGGCGCATCTCCAACCCTTCCCACCGTATGTTCACATTGCCCACCCCGTCCGTCGACAGGCGCTTGATCATGAACGGCGGTTGGTGGGCCGCCTTCACCGTGAACCTATGGCCGGAGAATCCTTTGCGCAGCTTCTTCGGGAACAGGTTCACATTGTTGCGCGAGAACTTGTTCCCAATCCAGGAGGTCAGCACCTGCGGCCGGTTCGCACCGAGCCCATCGATGTACAGCTCGTGCGTGTACAGCACGTACGGCTGTTCGTTGTTGATGCGTTTGTCCACCGAGTACGATTCACCGATCACGAGCAGATTGATGATGTCGCGCGACTGCTTGGCTGCCAGAAACTCCTGCAGCTTCCACTGGCTCGAGCGCGGTATCAGCACGACGTAGCTGTTCATCTGTGGACCGATCACTTTGCGCGTCATCATGACGTCCGCGAGGAAGATGATGTAGCTGCGGCACTGTGGTCCGGTCGGTTCCAGTATGCCCGGATTGTCGAGCGTGTAGTTCGGTCCGATGCGCCCCGTGATGTAGGTGATGGGAAAGTCGCTGAACAGTGCCTCCAGCATGTAGTTCTCCGTAGTGGCGACGTACGTGTCGAACAGTACGATCGGTATGCAGCTGTACAGATACTTCATGATGATCTTGTTCAGCAGTGTCACTAGCGAGAGCGTTTGCCGATTGTCCTCGATGACGTGGGCAAAGTTGCGCTCCCAGATTTGTTCCCGCGTTTTCGGATGTCCGTAGAAGGTGGGATCTACACGGCGCCGGTCACGGACTACCGGGGAGCTGTTCGATTGCTCCCGACAGTCGGCCCGCAAACATGTGGCGGTTTCGTTCTGCTCCTCCACGAGATCATACGCACCGGTGTAGTACGCTTCACTGGCAAGCTCAAAGTACCCGTTCGATGAGTCGCGACCTTTGTAGCGGATGAGCTGCTGATTGAAACTCTCCGGATGGTGCAGGGAAGCGAACGCCGTTGTACCCACTATCAGAAACACTATATTAATTACAGCTAAAACTATCCGTTTAAACATTATGAGCCGAAAACACACTTTGAGCTTTCTGCTCTGCCGACACGCGAATGGAACTAAAAGGGCTCCACTGCTAGCAGAGCCGTTTTTATAGTAacgtgttggtggtggctgTGTTTTGATATTTATGAAACATGCTGACCCTTTGACCGTACCCTTTTGATTGAATcaaggggaaaaaaaggaaattgaaAACTACGTATTGGGTCAGAACGGTCATGGTCAAAGGGATTGAATGTAGGGCTCTTCGTGTATCTTACTTGAGTCATTCATATCAAACGTATGAAATggcaaaatatgaaaaataaaggtGAAATGTAAGTCTTTCAGGGAATTTTTCAGAGGATCTTAAATTTGTGAGACACTTCATTGAATCTTTCTTAAGAGAAATGAACTTTATATTTTGGGAAATTGActgcaccctttttggacgggCTCATTGGAATAtcctattggatttttttcaaaaaggtgtcatagagtccaattcccattacataaAGTTCATTTCACATGAAAGAGTCAAAAAAGTGTtgcacaactatgagaacccctgaaaaAGCCTGTAAGGCTTGCAATTCTTCATTATTTGGAAAGTTACAAATGATTACGAAAAGTCTCCACGAATCTGGTTTCAAATTTAGCTATGAGACTGTTTTTTACGAGTCTTTAAGATTGTTCTATATTCCATtgagtatttttttacaaaacggCCAAAAAGCTAATTTAAACATCGATGTACATACAAGcgtttcttattttatttattatatttgtaATAATTAGTAGAGTACAACTAGTATTAATAACTATTTATAAGATTATAGCTACATCTGTTCTTTAGAAGAGTTATTAGTGGGATATTCCtacataaataatttgaaactCATTCTACATAAAATCCTGATActatataaaatattttataatccTCATTGGTGTATAATTTTGAATCTCTCGCGCTATAATGAATGCCTCTTTTGACAGCTGCACGCCTCTTTCGAAACCTATAATTGATGCTGATTCAAAAATTATTAGAAGGCTCTTCAGTAATTAAAACAACTTAAATGattgttgaatttgtttattCGAAATTCAGAACAATGTCAGAACTAAATTTTGTTCAGTTTCGATCAGCAATTCGTAGTATATTGTCGCGAAAACGGTTTTATCAACTTAAGACCAACTCATATCAATAGATGTTGCATCCAAAATGACATTTGGTATGTGTAGGACTAATAAAAAAACTCCTGGCAACCATCAAATGTTCAAATATTGGGTAAAAACTATAGAACTTGTTCCATTCACATCTTCAGTTTTTAATAGGGAGTTAACAGGGCTGAAAAAATGCTGCATACGTACCAAAGGCAGTTTCAACACGTTTAGAAATTgaagaagaaattaaattgaagaaTTCTTACTATACTGTACCGGCCaaccccccctcctcccccctttCCCATCGCATGAATGGGTGAAGTTGTGAAGGGGAATTTAATCCTACATACATCCACATGTAGGGGGGAAAAGCTGCAAAAAGCTTGAAGACCACTGTTATCAAGGCCGGGGGACATTTTCCGTACTccctagtgtaatttcgattttcgcaaGCGCAGTTGTGTTCCAGCTGaccgaagctttttttggtcatcaaaggAATGGTCGCgtcggatctcaaaattaagtagtttttacATCTTTTTTTGATGCAACAATGGCTGAAATTACTTGCAAAACATATTCATCCATCGATTACAAACCTTTTCCAGTCCAATTTAtcttaaaaaaacatggaaaataacatattttctgaagcggctccaaattgtttggctcAATGCTtgggtcagccgccgccagatgcgctagtgaaaatcaaaattatactagcgagtacggacaatgtcccACGGCTTTAACCCAATATGATAAAAAGAAGACCTTCGGTAGGGAAACTTAGTTAGCCATGTGTTTCGGCGTAAGGGGTTGTGGTCCTCATTTGCACGAGGTCGATATCGTTGTATCGTTGTTGTCCTAAGTTTTCATGGCCCTCAAGCTCAAGAAAATAATTCCCTCCATGATGTATTAGCTAAGACTACCTGAGTCCGATAGAAGGCttcaaaatatatgtttttcattttttttataaattatcaaacatgaaacataaaaTAGTAGTATCGTATGATGCATTCAGAATAGTTTGCCGTATTGCATCTATAATATAATAAGACATTTTTAATTAGATCGATAAACAAAATCTTATACACTCTTCTCTCGATACCTTTCTTATCGATATAAAGAGTTTTATCGTTGTGATATAATAAAAGCCTTATTAATTGATTTCCACACATtgtatgtaataaaaaaaacagatttatttttatattgattaaaattttatatttattttatttcatcgtTCGTACTCCAATACACTTACTACGGTTCGGATCGGATCACCTCCATCCACCGTCACACGTTCATTCGTTCGAATTCCTAACAGCTAACAGTAACACAAACGGACAAagtggacgaaaaaaaaaaatacattttcggTAAAGACCTAAGTGAGGACGCCGCACCCTCGCGCATCCACGACGGTGCGAACGGGGCGGTTTTGTCGATAATATACGAAAAGAGTAGCGTGTGCTGCGCAAAACTAGCTTCGGGCCCAGGCCTTTTCCTAACGTGCTATGAATATTGTTGCAACCATGAAAAAAGCCCTGTCGCGGGCAATGTCAGGAAAAGTTGTAAGGAAAGAAAAGGAGCGTTGTTACTATATGTGTATCGATTTGCCGTTTGACTTCTTACTGCCTTCTCCTATGGGGCAGTGTCTTAGAGAGCACGCGTTTATGCTTGAAACTGACtctgagtgtttgtgtgtgtgctgcttgGAGTGGTTGCACACAagccgttttgttttgtttttgttttttaacgaGACAATCATAGATGATCTATTTACAGAAAAGAATAAGCATATTTGTTCTCGCTTTATCACCACAAATTCCGCTCGTGCCTGTGCTTTCGACGCTTGTCGTGGCGTGCTGCCAATATAATTTACTGTCTACAAAAAAACCTATAAATATATTGTCACTATCAGCACAATACTGTCTCTCTAATTGCTTGTGGTGAAACATTTGCTTGAGGGAGAGGATGAAATGTTGTCCTTTATCCAATGTGTTGATTGATTATTGCAGAAATGGAAGCAGAAAGTACGGTCCAAAAGGCGTTCCAATCACCCTACCAGACCTGGTTTCTGTTATAAAGGTATGCGTTCCATCGTTGTGCATCGTTTTGCTTGATTTGCTTGTAATTTGTTAACCATTtcataatgataaaaaaaaatcaaaaagagAAGTTTAACCTCACACCAAAAGCGTACCGTGATTGGAAGTATCTTCCATTCAAAAACggataataataagaaaaacaaaaaatataataaaacgaTGGAACTGGACACCAGTGTAACAGATAGGCAATCGTTGGCAACCCAAGAAAttacttttgctttgtttaatttgcattTGTTCTGTCTGTTCGattctatttgttttgttattttttcatgGTTTTCTCTTTAATATATGTTCTATCTTAGCTTGTGTTATCCATTTTAAGGAACTTCGAGTTCACTTtcttgctttccttttttcttgcttGTTTTATGCGGTTTCCCTATTCTTTGTGAAATTCGTGCATCTTTCACcattgtttgcttgctttacAGTTTTTTATCCTCTTCTTTTCAcctttcttttcaatttccattattttttccacttttttatgctttcttcTCATTATGGCAGTGCACTTATCCACAGTTACCGTTCAgtgttttgcttcgtttcttttttcattgtttttttttttaatattctcGGTTGCATCactgcagtgcagtgcagcaACGTTTATGTGCGCTTCGACAAAATAGCATTGATAGCTTTAAATAGCAAACgtaatgtaaataaaagtgagcgaaggaaaagaaaaaaaatgagagAAACTAACCataaaaggtaaaaataataaagaacAAAAGTAACAGCTACTGCTATTGCATGAGTATTGCTCGTCTAGCTTGCGGAAGACAGTTGGAAGTGTTAAAATTTAgtaaattattcatttgaaTTTAGTTGCCTAATACCGCTTCattgttcctgtttttttttcatttcaatttgcaGAACGACcaaaatatttacattcaAAGCTTTCTGCCAAACAGCTATACACTTATGTTTCTCCTTCGTTTGTCTCCGCTTTCCCACCCCAATTGTCTTCCGAAAGGGTCTCTCCTCCCTAACGCAAAGGTCGTCCGTAGTTCTAATAATTTATATAGCAGAATAAAATAGTATCATACACTAGAATAAGTATTAGTCTAAGCCAAGGCAGGCATCAAttcagcacacgcacacactcactcataCACATCAAGACGTGTACGTCTTCGGTAGTTTCTTCTACCGAAAGTATGAAAAAGGGCTTGCAGTGAATATAGGACGATGAATTGGGTTCAGAATGGTTGCCGTACACAAACCACGGTGCACGGTGCAACAGCCAACGAGAATGGCGTACTCTTGGCTCGCAGTAGAGGGATAGGAATGTGTTTAGAGAGACACAGCCGCGCCAATCCTTCCGTATAGGAAGGGCCTGCTCAAGAAGGGAAGCCGTTTCGTTCTTTGATGGCGGGAGTTTTGCATGGAGCATAGACTGCCGGACAGCGGGAAAGTGAGCTGTGACCGTTTCTTGCCGGTTCGATTAG
This sequence is a window from Anopheles merus strain MAF chromosome 3R, AmerM5.1, whole genome shotgun sequence. Protein-coding genes within it:
- the LOC121597689 gene encoding ionotropic receptor 21a; translation: MFKRIVLAVINIVFLIVGTTAFASLHHPESFNQQLIRYKGRDSSNGYFELASEAYYTGAYDLVEEQNETATCLRADCREQSNSSPVVRDRRRVDPTFYGHPKTREQIWERNFAHVIEDNRQTLSLVTLLNKIIMKYLYSCIPIVLFDTYVATTENYMLEALFSDFPITYITGRIGPNYTLDNPGILEPTGPQCRSYIIFLADVMMTRKVIGPQMNSYVVLIPRSSQWKLQEFLAAKQSRDIINLLVIGESYSVDKRINNEQPYVLYTHELYIDGLGANRPQVLTSWIGNKFSRNNVNLFPKKLRKGFSGHRFTVKAAHQPPFMIKRLSTDGVGNVNIRWEGLEMRLLRAMAQYLNFTYDIIEPGRMELGPGDAVVEEIKRGQGDMGLAGIYVTIERNLATEMSVSHSTDCAAFLTLMSSALPRYRAILGPFQWPVWVAVILIYLLAIFPLAFSDKMTLRHLLGNWSEIENMFWYVFGTFTNSLTFQGENSWSNTRKTSTRMLIGIYWVFTIIITACYTGSIIAFITLPVEPERIDGIEQLSRGFFRVGTLDRGGWERWFLNSSHKQTNKLLKDLRFVSSVDEGIRNVTEAFLISYAFIGSKGELEFLIKSNLSHQFENKRYGLHVSRECFALYGVSMVFPPNSVYRDPINNAILYMQEAGLIGKMNRDVTWETIKTKDGRRKEASVGEVLRSTAPSERGLTLADTEGMFLLMLFGYVVALGVLISEWVGGCTNKCREVLKERAERLKAAAAEIAAAATAGSDNGSLPASSSTSTNRNSPHKSTGLNGVDNSLPASGNGSATVRRIRLTGEDAENEPNEFDVPPDAASDGGSSLQRHSLSECLSEVSAHTMQDLYNGPDRRHSTIVFLDGQLMSEEEAQRKVARSKSRHRHSLSSVLEREVSQLFRFLGKESPHSARAEESSDAGGLVRRGAGRGRKEMKVAVEINARATEEGQQGPGAAVGRRSFEATFGEKLLH